The Thamnophis elegans isolate rThaEle1 chromosome Z, rThaEle1.pri, whole genome shotgun sequence DNA window TTAACCAATAGTTGTGTAGAGGTCAATCAATTAAAAGCAAAAGCCAATATCTACACTCATGAATTAGTAGTTGGGCAGAAGACAATCCATTAACAAGGAATAAACTCAAAGTTATAATGTCTTCCTCTGCAGGTCAGTGTTAGAAGAATAATTCTGGGCCAATCCAGGCTGGTTTTACCTAAGGATGACACTGCTTGAAAAGGGCAATGCTTATTCAAGAACATAAAAGGCAGCGATCAAAGGTAAGCTCCAGTTGGAAGTCTTGAAGTTGGGGGTATTTTAGGGAAAATAGCACTTCGTGTTTTGAAGTGTTTATCTTTGGCAAATTCCTCTAATGTGTAGTTTACCTGCCCTCTTTGTGTGTGTCCCTAAAAGCCTAAAATGTAGTGTATATGGGAGGTTGTGACCCTTCGAGAGCTGTAGGCaagtaaatttcattttaatgtatgttgaTTAGTGTGCATTTAATGTGACAatgaagttattctaagtctaagccATATACCCTAAAGGATTTTTCTGGTTATCTTTCTTTCAAATtaatgtttggtttggtttagtttggtttagtttagtttagtttaccatgttttcctgaaaataagacagggtcttattttcttttgacccccgaaataagcacttgtccttattttcggggaggtcttattactttgaggtgcaggaggtggtgagtgtacTCACTTCATGGTtactgctgtgttgtaatattttggaggagggcttttttttggaggagggcttatattagcgcatgcgctcaaaagcctgatcgggcttattatctggggaggtcttattttcagggaaacagagtagtttattgtcattgcaccttgtacaacgaaattaaatgccattttcagGTCCATTACAACTatacaaaataaaacacaaagattcatatttcatattctacacaattgaattgaaaacccggcattgcattaatattgcactaattcatattgtctatggggattctcagtcttccaggtcatggttgtcccaaaggtgtttttcaagaggcaactcgactttcggaccagaaagtccagttgcctcttgaaaaacacctttgggactttgAAATGAATGCAATTTCAACCTGACAATGCTGACTCAATTGACCGTTAATGTCAACTCTTTGTGTTGTCATGGTAGAAAGGAGGGGGAGTATACCCACACATACTGTCAGCATGAAGTGGGATCTCAGATTCCTGCAGCCGGCTTGAGAGGGGTGCATATTACAGGGAAATGTGatctatgacacagactgaggaaagggaaggaacaggggtaaagttcagaagaAAGTCAAACAAAGCACAGGCTTGACTGCGAACAGGTATTGCCTAATGGAGCACCTaataaattgctgattttgtatTAAAAACTTGGCTCGATAATTATGAATTAATTAaggcattgttaggaaatttgACAGATAAGCAATTTTGCTAGATTGTATTGACAGATTATGTTGTTGATTCAAGGAGTTTGTGGGGAATGCTTGAATAACtgatttctaaatttattttcttcCCACCTCAACTTTCCAATAAATATCCTGAATCGCTGGTTGCACGATTTGGGATATTGGCCTAGTTTCAGATTCTTAAACAATAAAAGCTCATTTAATTCACCAAAGggtatgttaaaatattcatgaccgggagagacatgggaacaaggccaGTCAATGAATAGGtgtaggttgctcctggttcgacctggatcaggcgaactggtagtggcagtggcaagaggctccacccacctgcccagatgcttctgcgcatgtgggaGTGTACACTagcatgagcgaaccggtagccCCGGGAtttgcaacctaccactggtgcagggaattgaaacagaaacttaagaagaaaGTAGTCTGCTTCtatgagaagtaaactagcactCTGTCTGGGCTTCTCTGCcgaaatgaagctaactgctggtgtttgcctgtaactctctgccttgtgtttacttggaatgaccacctgttggtattgtacatttattcatctattcttatgtatatgaagaagttaatgaattcagctgaatcagttatctctttgtgcttctggatttgaatttatgcaacaaactctaacAGGGTTTATGTCTGCAGATTGCTCACAACCAAGATAACATGGACAACCAAACCAAGACTGAGGAGATCATACTGCTAGGATTTACTGAAAGTCACCAGCCTGAGATCCTTCTATTTGCCCTTTTCTTGGTCATGTACCTGATGGCCATGGCTGGAAATGTTCTGATTGTTATTATCACCCTTGTGGATCTCCATCTCAGGACCCCCATGTATTATTTCCTCAGGAATTACGCCATTGGAAATCGGATACACTTCAGCGGTCATCCCCAAAGCTTTGATCAATTTGGCGTCGGGGAAGAGAACCATCTCTTACGGGGTGTATCAGCCaactgtttttttatttctttttgggcACTACAGATTTTTTCCTGCTGACGGTTATGTCCTTTGACCGCTACGTGGCCATCTGTAACCCTTTAAGATACACCACCATCATGAGCCAAGGTGTTTGCACTTGGATGGTGCTGATCTCTTGGGTAGCGGGATTTGTCTTGATTTTTGGCCAAACCGTATTTCGCGCAGTTCCCCATCTGTGGCTCAAACATCATCGATCACTTTTTCTGCGACAGTAAACCACTGATGAAGCTTCTCTGTGGGGACACCCGTCTCCTGAAGCTCGTTGGCTTCATCCTTTCCATTTTTTCGCTTCTAGGAACTTTAGCGATCACCACAGTATCCTACACAATCATCATTTCCACCATCCTTCGCATCCCAACAgctgcagggaggaaaaaggccTTCTCCACCTGCGCCTCCCACATCATCGTGGTCTCTGTCACATATGGGAGTTGCATCTCTATGTACCTCATCCCCGAGGAAAGTGAAGGGAAAAATTTCAACAATGCCGTGGCCGTTCTCAACAATGTGGTTTGTCCCCTCATGACCCCGTTTGTCTACACTCTGAGGAACAAGCAGGTCAAAGATGCTTTGAAAGACGCCTTGGGCTGCAAGAGGACAACTCGTAAAATATGAGGAACGTCAACCTACttgaaagaggaaaacaaaaaaaggataGAATGAATGTGGACGAGTAAAAATAAATTGGTGAGCTTGTTGAgcctgtgattgattgattgatcagcTGCCTATGTAATTGGTGGTGAGGGTAAGGGggattaaatgttttatttaatttaatttaataatacaatttcattgtatttattttgtacaataacaataaagattatacttatacttacactatattgccaaagtaTTCGCTtagccatccaaataatcagaatcaggtgttccaatcacttccgtggccacaggtgtataaaatcaagttacctaggcatgcagactgtttttacaaacattggtgaaagaatgggtcgctctcaggagctcagtgaatcccagcgtggaactgtgataggatgccacctgtgcaacaaatccagttgtgaaatttcatcctcctaaatattccacagtcaactgtcagctgtattataagagcgtggaagtgtttgggaacgacagcaactcagccacaaagtggtaggccccgtaaactcatccaacatcagtgtgcgaCCTCACAAATgctcttctggaagaatggtcaaaaattcccatcaacacactcctgaaccttgtggacagccttcccagaagagttgaaggtgttagctgcaaagggtggaccgacgtcatattgaaccctatggattaggaatgggtgtcacttacagtaagttcatatgcgagtaaatgCAGGTGAACGAATACTTTTGGTAGTATAGTGTATATTGGAAGTTTTGGAAACTAGTTCAATGCAACTAGTTCATTGCATTCTTAATGCATCCTTACATTAAAACAGATTTAGCTTATCTAGTGGTGTTTCCTGCCTGTCTACCTCACAAGGTTGAAATccatcttgcaaatctgaaattacatgtttctcccccccccccattccctttACAGGTTaagaaactagggaaggtctCTCTTGGCCCACCCACACTCCTGCTCAGCTAGGTTTTAATTGACTGTTCTCTTGCCTATGCCCTCTCTTCAGATTGTTTCCCATTTACTATTACACTTAGATAAACtttaaagaggaagaggaagtttaAACAGAAGAGGCACGATTAGAATTAATATTGTTTCCCTTGAAGACAGCATTCATTACATGAATGTTCAGAACTCAACTTTGGGCCCTAGGTAACGAAATGAAATTCAACAGTGAAAAAGTaggattctacatttaggcaaataGACAGGTATAGCATAGATCAGggctgagtttgacaccctggtgtaCATGGTACCCAGAGCAATAGTAATtgtgagtgggatcttggagtcctagtgacaaccatttaaatatgagccagcagtgtgcagcagctgccaaaaaagccaacacagttctaggctgcataaacagagggatagaatcaagatcacgtgaagggttaataccactttataatgccttggtaaggccacacttggaatactgcatccatttttggccaccagtatataaaaaaagatgttgagactctagaaagagtgcagagaagagcaacaaagatgatgaggggattggagactaaaacatatgaggaacagttgcaggaactgggtatgtctagtctagtgaagagaaggaccaggggagacatgacagcaatcttccaatatttgagggtctgccacagagaggaaggagtcaagctattttccaaagcacctgaaggccaaacaagaaacaatggatggaaactgaccaaggagagattcaacctagaaataaggaggaactttccaacagtgagaacaatcaaccaatggaacagaagttgccttcagaagttttgggagccttatcactagaggctttcaagaagagactggactgccatttgtcagaaatggtgtagggtcttctgcttgagtggggggggaggggttggactagatgacctataaagtacCTTCCcagtctgttaatctgtaatctgtattctccaaagcacctgagggtaggacaagaagcaatgggtggaaactaatcaaggagagaagcaacctagaattaaggagaaatttcctgataattcagtggaacaacctgcctccagaagttgtgaatgctccaatgctggacgtttttaaggagagatttgacagccatttgtctgaaatggcataaagTTTCCTGACAGCattctagaagacttccaaggtaatttccaactctgtcattctgaatAGTTTTAGAACAACCAGTAGAGGGCGACAAAGACCAGACCAAGCCCAGAGAGCCCAAGTATCTCAAAATATGTCCCTCATTTTTCTAGTACAGGAATGTAGTTATCAAAGTGATGGTGAAGCAATTTTCTCAATGAGATCTGAAGGCatgccattgtttttttctttcttttgccttgcATCCTTTGAAGGTCCACTTGCAACACTCACAGGAGTTGGAAGATGCTGCTTTGTGTGAATTGTGCATGCAGAGAAAGTTCCTGGGCTTCCATTTAGAAGCTAGCATAGCAATAGAACGTAGACTTATATGTCACTTCCATAGTGCGtcacagcctattgcccccaacaatcctggtccttattttaccgacctcagaatgatggtaggctgagtcaactttgagttggtcaggatcaaactgctgggagtgagcagtgaattagcctgcaatgctgcattctaac harbors:
- the LOC116521904 gene encoding LOW QUALITY PROTEIN: olfactory receptor 6C65-like (The sequence of the model RefSeq protein was modified relative to this genomic sequence to represent the inferred CDS: inserted 6 bases in 3 codons), which encodes MDNQTKTEEIILLGFTESHQPEILLFALFLVMYLMAMAGNVLIVIITLVDLHLRTPMYYFLRNYAXLEIGYTSAVIPKALINLASGKRTISYGXCISQLFFYFFLGTTDFFLLTVMSFDRYVAICNPLRYTTIMSQGVCTWMVLISWVAGFVLIFGQTVFXAQFPICGSNIIDHFFCDSKPLMKLLCGDTRLLKLVGFILSIFSLLGTLAITTVSYTIIISTILRIPTAAGRKKAFSTCASHIIVVSVTYGSCISMYLIPEESEGKNFNNAVAVLNNVVCPLMTPFVYTLRNKQVKDALKDALGCKRTTRKI